taaaattattaataaattgacattaaaaattaaatttaatatatttatattatatatagaatattatgtttatgtttgttaaaaattttcaataattgtttctataaatttaattatgattGATATTTGCAAATAATATATGCATTCCATGTCAAAACGGTACCGTACATGACCAATTTGTATTTCGCAACATTAGAgtgatttttcatatatatgctTGAACTTAATTATAGCATAAAATTATACCAATATGgttttttttaagtgttattTTCACTGACAATCTCTATCTTGAGTGTTACTTTCAATAAATtactgaattttaatttattttttgtattaaaatCTCTAAATTTCGATTTATATATCAAAAACCTTCATGGATGGAGAGCTGAAGCAGGGAATCCCCACATCCATGTAAACTAGTTTTGACTAAACACaggtaattattaataatatgagGAGACGCCAATGACTATTTTATGATAACTGTTAACAATCTCAACcccaaactaaaaaaaaaaaaaaaaaatgtaagaaggcaatTCCAGAAATAGACTGAGGAGACTATTTGGTATTACCATATCTTCCTCGCTTTCCTCGCAATACAACGTTGTTTCTTGGCCATCAACCTTGTCTCTCTCTTCACACATTGTTGTAGCCAAATCTCCACAACACCCACACACATTTTTTCTCCGTCGTTGTTCGTCCCTCTTTCTTGCTTTCTTATTAAAACAATGCTCGCCTTCTCTCCCTACCCTTTTCCGCCGGATATCTGACCAGAGATTCTACAGTTGTTCTTGCAACTTTAATGGCTCACCATACATCCCGAGATTGCTTCCCTGGTTCTCTCCTTTCTGGCTCCGCCGCCACCTCCCTCGACCCTGCCGAGACTGACCTCACATGGCCTTTTGGGGACCTCTACAGTCTCGACCGCGAAGATATTCGGGAGACCGCATATGAAGTTTTCTTTACAGCTTGTAGATCCTCCCCTGGCTTTGGCGGTGGCCGGAATGCAATCACATTTTACTCTTCACATAATCATGATGCTGGAGATAGTGGAGGATCTGGGTCATCCTCGGGGTTTGGTTCTGTCTCTTCCGGTGGTGGTCGGTTAGGCAATGGCCCACTAGTTGTAACGACTCCAACAAGTAAGATAAAAAGGGCTTTAGGGCTAAAGATGCTGAAAAACTCACCGTCCAGGAGGATGTCAAGCGTGGCTAATGGTGGTGGGGGCGGAGGAGGAGGTGGGGGGACATCACCAGGGCCTCCAAATATACTACTGCAACAGAGTGGGGGGTACAGCCCAATTTCGATGTACAATACTGTGCCGGCAACAAGGCCAAGGCGGCCTCTGACTTCAGCGGAGATAATGAGACTACAAATGAAGGTGACAGAGCAGAGTGATAATAGATTGAGAAAGACGCTCATGAGGACTCTGGTTGGCCAAGTACGTAAAGCTGTGTGTATTTTATAGTCAGTTAAAAATGAAGACTTTATGGAGAATCTGAGATTAAAGAGGACTCGaattaaaaattctaaattattttcatatagaAAACTTTTCATTACGagcattttttgaaaaaattttgattacTGAGGATTTTGgttttaatttattgttaaattaaataaaatctcaTTTTTATCATTTCACCTTATCACTAAactgcaattaaattcaaaaagTGCAAATTGTATCGATTATTTTTGTTAAAGGAATGGTTGAATACTTGTTGGATTTATTGGTTTTGTTcattttgatttttcaattttaaagggtaatttaaaaaattatttgatggTATTTTTCTCTGTTAATTTTCAGCTGAATTTTTCTGtttctactttttaattttaatttccctGCAGGATATGTCATGAGATCATATCTTATGAATTGGTTAATGATTAACCATCCATTTTGCAATTAATGGATTTTCAAGATTACAATCTGTTCTTTGGCAATTTGAAACCATTGATGACTTGGTTAAGCTTTGGCAGATGGGAAGGAAAGCAGAGACGATAATTCTGCCATTGGAGCTGCTCCGCCAACTTAAACCATCAGAATTCAATGACATGCAAGAGTATCATATTTGGCAAACGCGTCAGCTCAAAATCTTGGAGGCCGGACTTCTCCTCCACCCAGCAATCCCAATAGAAAAGTCCAACTCCTATGCAATTCGTCTCCGCGAAATCATCCGTGCCAGCGACACAAAACCCATTGACACAAGCAAAAATTCAGACACCATGAGAGCCTTATGCAACAGTGTTGTTACTTTATCTTGGCGAAGCCCCAATGGTGCACCTGCCGATGTCTGCCATTGGGCTGATGGCCTCCCTCTTAACCTTCACCTTTACACATGCCTTCTTCAAGCAATTTTTGATTTCAGGGATGGAACATTAGTTCTTGATGAGGTTGATGAGCTTGTGGAGTTGATGAAAAAGACATGGTCTACGCTAGGAATCAATAGATCATTGCACAATCTATGCTTTGCTTGGGTACTTTTTCAACAATATGTATTGACAAATCAAATTGAGCCTGACCTTCTCTATGCTGCACATGGTATGTTGTCTACAGAGGTGGCTAATGATGCAAAGAAGCCAGACCGAGAGGCAACGTATGTTAAGCTATTGTGTTCTATGTTGGCCTCGATGCAAGGATGGGCAGAGAGGAGATTGCTTCATTACCATGACTATTTCCAGAGAGGAAATGTTTTCTTGATTGAGAATCTTCTGCCTCTGGCTCTATCAGCATCAAAGATTTTAGGCGAGGATGTTTCTCTCATTGAAGGGACGGAGACAGATGACTGGAAAATAGTGGATTCATCTGGGGATCGCGTGGATCACTATATTCGATCTTCAATAAAGAACGCATTTGCAAAAGTGGGTTGTTTAGGATTCGAcatttttccttatttaatCTCTGGTACTATGCATATGATGTTTCTGATCTTCTATAGTTGTATTTGTCAATTACAGGTAATAGAAACTGGAAGCTATAAAAGTACGAGCGTGGAAGTGAAAGATGAGGCCAGCGAGGCTCTCCTCCAATTAGCTAAAGAAACAGAGGATTTGGCATTGagagagagggaaagtttcAGTCCTTTACTGAGGAAATGGCAACCAATTGCAGCTAGTGTTGCGGCTGTAACACTGCATCATTGCTATGGGGCAGTGTTGAACCAGTATCTTGCTGGGATGTCTTCACTCAATAACGAATCAGTTGAAGTACTGCAGAGGGCTGGAAAGCTGGAGAATTTTTTGGTTCAAATGGTGGTTGAAGACTCAGCAGATTGTGAAGATGGAGGAAAAGCAATCGTGCGAGAGATGGTTCCATATGAAGTCGATTCAGTCATAATGAGGGTCATGAAACAATGGGTTGAAGAAAGGATGAAAAAAGGGAGAGAAAGTTTTCTCCGACTTAAAGAATCTGAAGTAAGTTCTCCTTTGTTAATTTGTATGCTAAAATAGATAGAAGATTTATTCTTATAATAAGAGCAAGATATCTTTCATTTTATGTCAAAGTACCAGAGAGTGAATGGTGCAATCTATGTTACAGACATGGAATCCCAAGTCCAAAAACGAGCCATACGCACAGTCAGTTGTGGAGTTAATGAAATTAGCCAAGGAAACGGTGGATGAATTCTTTGAAGTTCCTGTTGGAATAACTGATGATCTTGTTTCTGAACTCGCCGAAGGTTTAGAGCATCTCTTCCAAGAGTACATCAAATTTGTTGAGGCTTGTGGTAAGAAAATGTaccttgtttgtttttttttctctttgctTGTTGCTGCTATCTTGGATGAAATTCTATTTCGGCTTTGTCTAGAAGAAAAAATCATTACAATTCCATGAGAGGTTCCTGAATTGCTTTCAATAATTTGACTTTGATTTCGGTATCTTTCCAGGATCAAAACAGAGCTATGTCCCCACTCTACCTCCCCTGACCAGATGCAACCGTGACTCCAAGTTGTCCAAGCTGTGGAAGATAGCTACTCCATGCAGTGTTTCAGCAGAAGAAATGCAGCAACATGGAATAGCTGGAGCTCACCATCCAAGACCATCAACAAGCCGAGGAACACAACGCCTTTATATCCGACTCAACACGCTGCACTATCTTCTTTCTCATCTGCATTCTTTAGACAAGACCCTCACCCTTGCTCCAAGAACTTTTTCTTCATCTCGTACACATGCGAACCACCGCAGAAATcgttcctctgcctctgcttaCTTTGAAGAAGTTCATCCATCCATCCAATCTGCCTGTCAACACGTCTCAGAAGTGGCTGCATATCGTTTGATCTTTCTCGACTCGAACTCAGTCTTCTATGAAACTCTCTATGTGGGTGATGTAGCAAATTCCAGGATTAGGCCTGCATTAAGAACCCTGAAGCAGAATCTTACTCTTTTGACAGCAATTGTTACAGACCGTGCTCAGGCTTTGGCAATGAGAGAAGTAATGAAGGCAACTTTTGAGGCCTACCTCATGGTTTTGCTTGCTGGAGGGTCCTCTCGAGTGTTCTATCGGACTGATCATCCGATGATTCAAGAAGATTTCGAAAGTCTAAAGCGCGTGTTTTGCACATGTGCTGAAGGATTAATCAATGAGGAGCTGGTGGAGGGGGAGGCTGATATAGTTGAAGGTGTAATAACATTGATGGGTGAATGTACAGAGCAGCTAATGGAAGATTTCAGCATTGTGACTTGTGAAACAAGTGGCATAGGAGTTGTGGGTACAGGACAAAAACTGCCAATGCCACCAACAACAGGAAGGTGGAATAGAGCAGATCCAAACACAATCTTAAGAGTCTTATGCTACAGAAATGACAAAGCAGCAAATCAGTTCTTGAAGAAAACTTTCCAATTGGCAAAGAGGAGATGAATGAAGATGACAATTTTGACCTGTTGTAATTTACGCCACCAAAGGTCATTATAAAATGTGAGAGAGCTAACATTAACAAGAACTGCTGTGGGAGTATTGGCCTTAATTCTTTGTAGCTGTAGGATTTGTTAGTACCTATCAGTGGAAAACTTTTTACTAGGGAGTGTGTGACAAGGAAGTGTGTGCACAccttatttcttcttttttttaaaaatttttttaattgttaatttGATTGTATACTTGAGAAatgaaatagagagagaaagggGGGGATCCTGAGATGTTAAGCAAAACTGTTCAGTTATGTTGTTAATATGTTTCTGTCTAGTAAAGTTAAAGCAAGTCTAAACAATGAAGTAAGGTGATTTGTGTAGAAACAGAGAAGTTGTTTATTATAAAGCATTAGAGGATGTCAAGTGTAATCCCATAtgttttacttttttttcttctccttctgctGCATCTTCTTcgttcttttttttcttatttgagaTGAAGGGCAAATTGCAGCTTAATTGTATAATCACCACTGCCACCAAGCAAATTCACCCAATCACAGTCAAGTGGAGGAGTTTGCAGCTTACACTAAAAATGGTGACCAACTTGTTTCTGATCTTCCATTTTCACCTCTGATGCCCATATACCTTATCTTATCTAGGCTAGTTTTTTTCTTCTGCCCAATGACCATTCAGTCAAAGCTACGAGGTATTTGATACTTCTTGGCTCGATGCCCTCAATCTGATTCCCTTCAATTCTTCAGCTAGTACTTCCATTGAATCTGAAACTTCAGCTTTATACACATAGAACTTGATCACAACGAAGAAGAAAATGAGATTCACAAAGTTCAATATCGCAAAGAATGCATAATAGTAGTCCAAGTGAGAAGCATTTAAGTTATTCAAAATCCATCCATTGTGGTGACCATGATTTTTAGTGATACGAGCAACTGTGGAAAGAAGGAAACTGCTGAGGAAGTTTCCAACTCCGAGACTCGTAGTTGAGTAAGAAGTACCAAGGCTCTTCATGCTTTCAGGTGCCTGATCATAAAAGAACTCAAGCTTGGCTACCTCTAGAAACGCATCAGCCATTCCCATAAGCACAAACTGAGGAAGTAAAATGAAAATGGTTAAAGGGATTTGTCCTCCACTTTCAACCAAGCCATGTTTCTTAGCCACACTGAGTCTGTGCCTTTCAATGAGGGAAGCTGtgatcatgattatgatgtgGAAAACCATGCCTATTCCCATCCTCTGAAGAAGAGTGATCCCTCTAGGATTATTAGTCCACCTTCGCATGATCCTGACAAAGTATTGGTCATAAAGGACTACAGAAATAAGCATTGTTAAGGTCACAAATGCAGATAAACTTGCTGGGGGGATTTTGAAGCTGCCAATATGCCTATCAAGTGTAGTGCCTTGCTTCACGAAAAGGGTATTGATCTGAGCAACCATTGTGCTTGGAACGAAAGTCGCAATCAAGATCGGAATCATTCTTAACATTTGCTTAGTTTCCTCTACTTGAGTAACTGAGCAAAGCATCCATGGATCACTTGAACCTGTTCTCACAGCAGCTTTATTCAGATATCTGCACAGGTAAACAAGCGACACCATCAAAACATAGCATTTTTGGTAATAAAAGAACAATCATACTATGAATAAATCCACCTGAGTGTAGGAGTGGAATCAATCCTAAACTTTCCCTTGTTTGCATACTCTTCCAAGTCAAGCTCATAGAGTTCTTTAGGGTCATTTGGAATTGCCACGTTCCATTTTCTTAGGGCAGCAACTATGACTCTCGCCATCCTCGTAAATGGGCTACCAGTGGGCAGCCTGTGCCTGTAATAAGGTGTGCCGGCCAAGAATATAGCAACAGATATCAGAAGCCCAAGAGTTGGGAGTGCATAGCCTAATGTCCATCCGACATTATCTTGTACGTAAACAAGAACAGTGTTAGCAAAGAGTGTTCCAAAGAAAATGCTGAACATCCACCAGTTGAAGAAGGAGAGCTTTTGACCCTTTTCTTTTGGGTCGAAATCATCGAATTGATCAGCGCCAATGGTGGAGATGTTGGGCTTGGTTCCTCCAGTCCCTAAGGCTAAGGTGTAGAGGGCACCAAAAAACACTGCTACTTGTAATGCTGATGCCTTCTGGCAATTGTCGACATTGGTATCCTTGCAGGGTGGCGGTCTTAGTGCTCCGAGTGACACTGATAGTGTTAGTAAGCACATCCCCTGCAATTTAGTTTAACAGGTTAATAAAATTATggtatttaatttgaaaaaaaaatataatatacagTAGTCCAGTCAAGCACCTATTTTTCAAACCCtttgaaattcaattaaatataaagttaaTTGAATAAGATTTTGTTATTCCTCCAAATATACAAATGGGTATTGACTGTTGACTAATGCATCAGCATTTCTGTATCCTAAAGCAACATGGCCAAGTAGACTTTAAAAAAAGACGCAAGAACCAATAACGCtgttacaaaataattaaatcatagtaatatcttttatttttaaagaataataattaaatggACGACAATTTTCTTTATTCATTAAGAGATCACGTAGgctgaatttattaatattttaaagaataAGAGTCAAAGTATGCACTGGGGgtcatattaaaaaattcataaattttttaaaaatataagctaGAAAAATAATACCGAGAGATAAATCAAGGAAGCAATGACGAAGGTCCAGTAGCGGCCAAGACGAGCATCGGCAACATATGCGCCCAACACTGGAGTCATCCAAACGGTGCCAACCCAATTCGTCACATTATTTGACGATTTCACAGTACCTTCATGTAGCTTTTTTGTCAAGTAGACCACCAGATTGCTTGATATCCCATAATATGCCATCCTCTCAAATACCTCATACACTGTAactcaaaaagtaaaaaattatttaatgaaaCAGTTATATCAACGTACAGACAAAATGTGCATTAATTTCATTGTCAGCTAGCAGGACACGTACTTAGAAACTTCAAAGTTCACAGGCTGGTGGGTGGGTGGGTCTAGTCATCTAAACCAAGAATTTTGTTTTATGGACAACAACCTTTCTCCTCGTTAACTATTCTTTTCTTATTAAACATGTAGATCCAAGGATCTGGGTTCAAATGTAAATCCAATCAAAACCCAGGTTTCTTTTGACTCGATAGATTCAGAAAGTGCTCAGAGAAAGCAAATTAAAGAACTGCATAACTTGACAAATCATGCCTTGAACTTCCAGGTTTTAAAATATCAACTAAAAGGCAACCAACTTTAGGACAAAAGTgaaagagagatagagagagagagaagttgGCACTTACCAACAACAAAAGAGCAAGCCCTCCATCCACCTCTTTTGGATCTAAGAACAGGGTTTCCTCTAAGATCCACAGTTCCATCTTTTGTATAATCGTCAACCCCTTGTTCCAGAGCCatgtataaaaatatacaaGTCTCACTCACAAAAGTTTTATTTGCTCCACTAGACGAGTTAGAAGGTGAAGTTGCTCTAAAACTACGTTTTATAGACGTGATGCTCTACCATGCACCCTAGAATCCAACTTGTCGTTTTCTGTTTAGCAGGAGATCCAATCCCTTGTTTTTATCATTTTGTCAATTATTTAAGGTTATGGGAAAAAACAACGTCGTGATCGAGTGGTTGCGGTTTGTGTTTTTAACTCTAataatgatttttaataatattataatatttttaatattaataaaacatttttagtacaataaattattcataataatatgtttatgaatataacaaaaaaatatattttataataattaattacatgAGTAATACGAATTCATATTATAGGTCATTACCTCTGGCTTTATCAATGATGCTATTGTAGTAAAATTCACAACcatcttttaataaatttttaattattaaattactgGATGTATATATTCAATATATGTAACAAATTCTCgctaaattaaagaaattataatttaatgggTTGAAATTTAGAAGAAGATAAAATTTATGTgtgtattaataaatttagtttgattggtttaatttttatttttattattatcggTGACATATAATTACCACTTTATTATAGTTACACTTATcactattatataaaattgtacagtcataaaatgtttttaatatttatagtaatAGAATCATAATATAACtaagtttattttattaatttttattatattaaatgagcCGAATTTTTTTTGATCGAACCGTGGTCAATTTAACtaaattacatattaataaGCAAATTTTACATagtaaaatgataaattttaaattcaggtCTCTTGCAAAAGTTGAACCGTATCTTAAATGCCGGTCCTCAAAGATCATCACAATTAGGAGAGAAGATGTCAAAACCAATAATTGGCGTGGGGTCATAAAATTAAGTAGAAGACTCCAAATTAATACCATACTTTTATTTAATGATTTTTCAGATTTCCACCCATTCACATCTCATATTTTctgtatataaaaaatattttttaaataaatattttttataaaataaataaaattttaaattcattttttaatttaatttaactgaattcaataactaaaaatatattattcattTATAAAACGTAAATTGAAATCTTTATACTCTCATTCTCATACttaagaaatatatatttttatctttctATGATTCTCAGTATCTTTTCTATTTTCCTTCAAacgttttaatattttattttgcagaaTATTGCgactaaatatataaaaagtaaataattctGAAATCAATTCATACTACTGGTCTCTTTACATGCGGTTTGACGTTcaaacatttaaataatttttttttgtcaattattatatttatttttaaagaatataaatattttttatagaaaaaaactAAAGTTGAAATTTCAATCTAAGTAAAATAcctttagttttaaattataaaaccaaattaaattagattataaatattttttttaataaaaagctaGCCTAGcactaattttattaattttaaaaaaatattttttttaaaaaaaatcaagacaCGCAATTAGGGGATCAATATtcagttcaaattgaaaaaatcgaccaaatcgaattaatttaaaattttgattcggttttttatttatttcaatttggttcaatttttaattttaaaatttttaattatttcaattcagtttaattttgataaaaaaaatcgaaaaaattgaatcgatttagtaataataatatgttattttcaataatataaaaaaattaaattatattaagattaaaatattttaattaaaatttaaaatattaaaaataaaatataaaaaataaaaaatttattaaaaataaaaatcgattaaatcgaatcgaatcaaattaaatcaaatcgatttaatttaatttttataaatattaaaattttaatttttaatttatttaatttaatttaattttaaattaaatgtacgGAATGCTGACCCGGCATGCAATAAAGACAACAAAGGACTTTTAAGTAGGGTGggtttgcattttaattttagtgGAAGCGCTGTTATGGATGACTTGGAGTGGGCACTGGGCAGTAGaattaaattcatataaaataaatattaaatttactattaaattatataatatgaattaaaaatacttaattttatatttttaatttaaatttatttataaattattattaagacAAAAATAATGTCAATTATATAGCAATTTAGGgatatttcataaataaatttaaataaacaaaataaaatttaatatttttatccacTATACAATCTCATATCAAATTTACtctttttatcataatttatgAGCCGCAATCAACTGGTCTAActtcataatttattattaacattatttCATAAACTTCACGTAATTAATCAGGTTGAAGTTATCTGAATCTGGATGATTATCAGCTGCCTGCCTTTGATTGCTATTTTGTCCAACCTCTAGAACCAAATTGCAAACCCATTAactattatattcattttagaaaaataaattatttgtaaCTTATGTATTGcattgttttttaaaaattttagataaattttaaataaaaatattttaatctaaaaaatttttataaattaaatgagtCTGATAGTAATTATATCTGAATCAGATTATATTATCtcgattcttaatttttaattaaaaaaataaattgatcgacttcaaattaaaaaaaaaattataaaatttaataaaatcataatcaaAAAGACATTGTCGTCCAAAATTGACCCCGAACAGTAATTTGAAGCCATTGATGTCGGAAGTAATCGACTGTTGAAGATATAGATATAATCAAAATCAGAAGAAAGAAGAATACCATtgaatatatgaaaataattattgtCCTATCTATTCATTGTTTTTTAATGAAGTTGGATTCTTAGAATTTTCTACAAAGCTTATTGTCATAAGTTCACACATGTAACAGAGACAATTAACCAAGTCAACTATCACACATCACATATACGTCATACATACGCATGGCTTTTCCTTCAACCATCACTGATACTTGGCGAGGCCAGTGGCAAACGTAAAAGGGGATGGAGACCATCACCTCTTAAAATTTTactcttaattataaatattacattaataaatatttaactttatataaatattatatacttCACGTATCGAAATTAaactctaattaaaattaattgtagaaaaaaaaagagtttacgGACAATAATTGCCTTTTGTTTGGGCCTTTAATTATACAaggcaaataaaattttcttttggtagtagaaataaaaagaaattgaatAATCAAGAATGAGTGAATAGAATTGAAGAGCGgagagaaaagggaaaagaaatagAAGGGTGGAGGTTTCGTTGTTTTGCTTTCTCCTTCGTCGTTGTTTGGTTTCATTTTTCTTGGTTGATTATCTAGTTTCTGTTTTATTGTCGTTTTTTTTCTGCCCACTTGTTGTTTTATCTTTGATTTTTTTGGTTTTCTCTCGTTGACAATTAAGATGGTTGTTTTTATTGTTTAGTGTGTTGTTTTTAGGTATTTTCGGCTAAACTTTAATGTGACACTCTCTAATTGTGTTTTGATTGGAGATTTAATGAGTGTTCttgaatcttttattttttcacattcttttttctttttattttataatcgtTTTATTTTGCGtacttaattttgattttatttttcgattgtttttattttgcttaaagtttttatgatagGGTGATGTGAAACGGTGATGTGGTACGGAAATCGGCATTTACTTGAATAGTTAAAATCTATATAATGGattgtattttataaatttatgcataa
The genomic region above belongs to Manihot esculenta cultivar AM560-2 chromosome 3, M.esculenta_v8, whole genome shotgun sequence and contains:
- the LOC110611340 gene encoding protein unc-13 homolog, translated to MAHHTSRDCFPGSLLSGSAATSLDPAETDLTWPFGDLYSLDREDIRETAYEVFFTACRSSPGFGGGRNAITFYSSHNHDAGDSGGSGSSSGFGSVSSGGGRLGNGPLVVTTPTSKIKRALGLKMLKNSPSRRMSSVANGGGGGGGGGGTSPGPPNILLQQSGGYSPISMYNTVPATRPRRPLTSAEIMRLQMKVTEQSDNRLRKTLMRTLVGQMGRKAETIILPLELLRQLKPSEFNDMQEYHIWQTRQLKILEAGLLLHPAIPIEKSNSYAIRLREIIRASDTKPIDTSKNSDTMRALCNSVVTLSWRSPNGAPADVCHWADGLPLNLHLYTCLLQAIFDFRDGTLVLDEVDELVELMKKTWSTLGINRSLHNLCFAWVLFQQYVLTNQIEPDLLYAAHGMLSTEVANDAKKPDREATYVKLLCSMLASMQGWAERRLLHYHDYFQRGNVFLIENLLPLALSASKILGEDVSLIEGTETDDWKIVDSSGDRVDHYIRSSIKNAFAKVIETGSYKSTSVEVKDEASEALLQLAKETEDLALRERESFSPLLRKWQPIAASVAAVTLHHCYGAVLNQYLAGMSSLNNESVEVLQRAGKLENFLVQMVVEDSADCEDGGKAIVREMVPYEVDSVIMRVMKQWVEERMKKGRESFLRLKESETWNPKSKNEPYAQSVVELMKLAKETVDEFFEVPVGITDDLVSELAEGLEHLFQEYIKFVEACGSKQSYVPTLPPLTRCNRDSKLSKLWKIATPCSVSAEEMQQHGIAGAHHPRPSTSRGTQRLYIRLNTLHYLLSHLHSLDKTLTLAPRTFSSSRTHANHRRNRSSASAYFEEVHPSIQSACQHVSEVAAYRLIFLDSNSVFYETLYVGDVANSRIRPALRTLKQNLTLLTAIVTDRAQALAMREVMKATFEAYLMVLLAGGSSRVFYRTDHPMIQEDFESLKRVFCTCAEGLINEELVEGEADIVEGVITLMGECTEQLMEDFSIVTCETSGIGVVGTGQKLPMPPTTGRWNRADPNTILRVLCYRNDKAANQFLKKTFQLAKRR
- the LOC110611341 gene encoding protein NRT1/ PTR FAMILY 5.2; this translates as MALEQGVDDYTKDGTVDLRGNPVLRSKRGGWRACSFVVVYEVFERMAYYGISSNLVVYLTKKLHEGTVKSSNNVTNWVGTVWMTPVLGAYVADARLGRYWTFVIASLIYLSGMCLLTLSVSLGALRPPPCKDTNVDNCQKASALQVAVFFGALYTLALGTGGTKPNISTIGADQFDDFDPKEKGQKLSFFNWWMFSIFFGTLFANTVLVYVQDNVGWTLGYALPTLGLLISVAIFLAGTPYYRHRLPTGSPFTRMARVIVAALRKWNVAIPNDPKELYELDLEEYANKGKFRIDSTPTLRYLNKAAVRTGSSDPWMLCSVTQVEETKQMLRMIPILIATFVPSTMVAQINTLFVKQGTTLDRHIGSFKIPPASLSAFVTLTMLISVVLYDQYFVRIMRRWTNNPRGITLLQRMGIGMVFHIIIMITASLIERHRLSVAKKHGLVESGGQIPLTIFILLPQFVLMGMADAFLEVAKLEFFYDQAPESMKSLGTSYSTTSLGVGNFLSSFLLSTVARITKNHGHHNGWILNNLNASHLDYYYAFFAILNFVNLIFFFVVIKFYVYKAEVSDSMEVLAEELKGIRLRASSQEVSNTS